From Sphingobacterium bambusae:
CTTTAGATAGCGCTCGGCATTGGCATGCAGCAGGTAACCGGCCTGCTGTATGGTACATTTCTCCCGCACACAGGTTAAAATATCCGAAAGTTCGCGGCGACTGGGCTCATGGTAATGCACATCCCCTATAACAACGACAGGCAATTGCAGTTTATGAGCAAGCTCCTGCACCCGAAACAAACGCTTGTCATCATCACCAAGGTACAACTTGGATACACCCAAATAAAACTGTTTACCAATAACTTGTACATACCAATCTATATCATCCCTATACTTATCTTCCAGCGAAAAATCAGCCGTTAATTGATCAGGTGGCACCGCTATAAACAGTATATCTTTATTATGGGAGGCAATATCTGCTCTGTAAAGGTGACATTTGCCTTTCTCGGCGCGCAGGTTGCCTTTGGAAAGCAGTTCGCACAACACCGCATATCCCGCTTTGTTTTGAGGGTATGCCAATAAGCTACAGCCATCCAACAAATCAAGTCTGCATCCTACAATGAACCTAATACCCTTCTTTTTGGCGGCAATATGCGCCCGGACGATCCCCGCTAAGCTATTTCTATCCGTCATGGCGATAGACCGATAACCCAGCCTGGCAGCTTGATCCATCAGTTCTTCGGGATGGGAAGCACCACGGAGAAACGTAAAGTTACTGGTTACCTGAAGTTCAATATACTGTTCATCCATCATGCAAAAAAGCCATGTAAATACCATTCGGGAGACACATCAGTGGTATAATGCCCCAACCGAAACAGCCAATATCTTCTCCCTTGTTCATCTTCCACATAATAATAATCGCGGTGCTCGCCCGCTTCCAGCCACCACTCCCGCTCGATACGTTCTGGACCATCCGCCCTTTTGATATGGTGCACCTGCCCTTGATAACGAAAAAGCATGGGCGGATAGTCCGGAATGGGAGCTGCGACCTCAATGGCATGCGGTGGGTGCAACATTCTGGTGGGCCGTGGCCTATCAAAAGGCCAAGCTATTGTTTTCTTCTCGTTCAGTGTAGCAGCCGGCCGGATGGATCGCTCTGGCCAATGCTGTGCATTGGGAAGGTACCGATTGATGCGGCAATAGCGATCTCGGGCTTTGATCTTATCCAATAGCTCCACAATATCGTTATCAGCCAAGCCAATATTCCCCTTCCACAAGAGCTCCTGTAGCGAGGGCGCATCATCTACCATAAGCGCATCCATGATAAAGAGCTCTATGCCCAATCCGGGGGCTATTTGTCCTATCTTTTGGGAAAATAGCCCACATAAATGGGGTACATGGGCCGAGGGACGATTGGTACCAATCTCTACCGACTGCACTTTTCCATCCACACGGTAGCAGGAAAGCTTTGCTTTGCGCAATCCTTTTCCCTCTCCGGCCAGTCGTTGGCACAGGTTGTTCAGAAGCTTGCCTATGGCTACTTCAATGCTCTTATCCGTACAGATGGGCTCCAAGCAAGGCAATCTTTCCGTGTAGGGCAATATGGGTTGCACAGGTGTAAGATATTCCTCGCTTTTTCCTAGAAACTGCTGTAAGCGCGTCACTATATCGGCCGTAAACCGGCGTTTCAACACCGTAACAGGTATGGAGGCAAAACTGGCCAAAGTTCGAAACCCTAGTTTATACAGGCGATCTACCGTGCTCCGCTCCAAGCGGAGCGCCTCTGGCGGCAAATCTCCCAACAAAGCGAGTTGTTTACCTTCCTCCACAAGCCTAGTTCCACAACTATAGTGGGCAGCAGCCCAAGCGGCACCAATGGTACCTGCACTACAGAGATATGCTTGATAGCCCTTACTAGCAAGCTGATCGACAATCGCCGACAGGTAATCTTGTTCTGCCCCCCAAAGATGTGTACATCCACTGATATCCAACAAAATACTACCATATTCATCAAGCGATACTATTGGTGTGAATTTAATACACCATAACGCCAATGCTTTTAACAGCTTCTCTCTTCGCAAAGGTTTATCCTGCAGTACATGCAGCTGCGGGACCGCTGCTCGGGCATCTGCCAACAGCATATCGGGCATCACTCCCAGCTGTTGAGCCAGGTTATTGCTTGCCGTGATCAACACACGCCCTTGCACCGGCATCACAAAGACGACAGGTACCTGCTGATATTGGGCATGACTACGTAAATACCAATCTGTCAGCAAATAAGGGAACCACAATACCGCATAGCGTTTTTGCATGAGACTATCCTACTTGACGATTTTCCGTTTTAGAACGTTTTACAGGGAGCTCTTGTCGCTGTTTCATGCTGAACGAGTTGTTCTGCCAAGCGACCTGCCACTGACTGGGGTTGCCATTTCGAACCTTCAACAAGCTTACCTCCCATGCAGGAAAGCCTACGCCGGGCAGCCCATCCACAACCACACTGGGCATAGTGCGCACCTGCCAGCGCACCGCACAGGCCGTTGTCATCTGTATGCGTGTGGCCGTACGCAACACCAAGCCGGTTACCTTGCTACGCTCAACCACCAGCTGCAAGCGGCGCGATTGTACAAAATCCAGATCCTTTACCTCAGCAATAACGACACATAGCGACGCACATTTCAACGCTTCCTCCAATGCCCATAGAATATCTTTATCCCGTTTCATACAAATAAAGACCATACGGTCGGGCTCTATCCCGAATGTACGAATGGCTGGCGCAAATAATTCTTGTGTATTGCCAATCCACAGTGCTGCCCCCCCTTTTCGCATCAATTCGCTCAAAAGACCAGCAATAAAACCGGTACTGGCAGCCTCTTCTTCTGCACAGGAGGTGACAAACTCATGAATGACCCCTACTGGAAAAACGTTCCCTGGAAAGGCCTGCTCCAGCTCTCCTAATCCCAACGATGCCGATTGGCCATTGGGCTCCTTAAATCCTTGCCAAGCTAAAATCTGCCTTTGTAGGTCAGTGATTGTTTTTTGTTTATTTATTGCTTCTTGCATCTGCCGCATCTCCTTTCTATAACACAAACATAATACTAAATTTTTTAGTAAAAAAGTTTTGTTGAATTTTCACATGGGATAGTATGTTTACTATACACGCTTATAGTTTCAACAGAAAAGCTAGCAAGTCTCCCTCGATACAGCATTTTCAAAAACTTACCGTATCTTTAGCCATCCTAATTATAAAGCGATGCGGAAGCTAACAATTTTATCGACGACACTTATATTTATGCTGTGTTACATGGGTGAGGCAAAGGCACAACGTAGCTCCAAGCGGCCAAATATTGTCTACATCATGAGTGACGATCATGCCTATCAAGCCATTAGCGCCTACGGACATGGTTTAAACCAAACTCCAAACATAGATCGACTGGCCAAGGAAGGGCTGTTATTTACGCGTGCAAGCGTCACCAACTCCCTTTGTGCCCCCAGCCGTGCCGTGCTGCTTACCGGCAAGCACAGCTACATCAATGGCAAGATAGATAATGAAGCAAAATTTTACTGGAGCCAAGATAATTTTGCCAAGATACTGCAGGCCAATGGCTACCAAACGGCGCTGATCGGCAAAATCCATATGGACGGCTTGCCCGAAGGGTTTGACCATTCCGCTGTGTTAATCGATCAAGGTGAATACTATCAACCCAACTTTATTATAAACGGTAAGAAACAGCAACTCAAAGGCTACGTTACCGACCTGACGACAGACATGGTACTCGACTGGATTGCAGAGCGCGATACATCAAAACCTTTCTGCGTGCTGTATCACCAAAAGGCGCCACATCGCGAATGGTTACCTGCGCTGCGCCATATCAAGCAATACAGCAGCAATACCTACCCAGAGCCGGCAACGCTATTTGATACTTTTGAGGGCCGTGGCACGGCGGCCAAGACCGCCGAGATGAGTATAGCCAGCCATATGAACTGGGCCGGCGACAACAAAGTACCTCCTACGATGATGGACGAACTAGGGCTACAGGAGCATATGCAATGGGACAAAGCTGCCTACAACAACAATTTGGCCCGCATGAGCGGCACAGAACGCGCTGCTTGGGATTCCGTCTACCAGCCCATTATGGATAATTTTAAAGCAGCATATCCCAAGATGTCTAGCAAAGAGCTGTTGCAATGGCGCTACCAGCGCTACATGCAGGACTATCTGGGCACGGTAGCTGCCGTAGATGATGGCGTAGGAAGATTGCTTGACTTTTTGAAGGAACAAGGTATCGACGACAACACCATCGTGATTTATACGTCCGATCAGGGTTTCTATTTGGGGGAACATTGCTGGTTTGACAAGCGCTTTATGTATGAAGAATCGCTTCGTACACCGCTCCTTATTCGCTATCCAAAAGAGATTGCTGCCGGCCAACGGTCAGATGCCTTGGTGCAGAACCTAGACTTTGCGCCAACATTATTGGACTATGCCGGCATAAAGGCGCCCAAAGATATGCAGGGCAGCTCTTTTCGGCGCTTAGCGGCAGGACGGGATAGCCACTGGCGCGATGTCGTGTATTACACCTATTACGAATACCCGAGCATACACATGGTCAAAAGACATTATGGCATACGAACCGATCGTTATAAGTTGATCCATTTTTATTATGATGTAGATGAATGGGAATTATATGATCTAGAAAAAGACCCGAACGAGCTTCGGAATGTATACGATGATCCGGCCTATGCCACCGTGAAAAAGAACATGATACAACAACTCAAAAAAGTACGTAAAAAGTATAAGGATTCGGAACAGAACGATCTACATTACCTCCCCAAAGGTGGGTAATGCAGATTAAACCAGCAAGCATCACTACAGCGCCAGTTGCTGCACAGGAAAGGGCAATGTAAGTTCTTGCACTTGCTGCCTTAGGGGTGTTTCTTTTGATTTCAATGGCAATAGCAATTGGAAGGTTGTGCCCTGCTGTGGTACGCTATGCACATCCAGTTGCCATCCAATCCGCGCGATCAGGTCTTGACAAAGCGCGAGTCCCAAACCACTGCCTTTTTCATTTTTCGTACCGGACAAGCTGGTTTGGTATTCCCTTTCTCTGATTTTCTTGAGCACTACAGGATCCATGCCGCAACCATAATCACGCACATACACAAAAGATTCTACAGAAAAAGGTTCTTTGGAAGCGCCAATCTCTATGCTACTATTTTCATGACTAAACTTTATCGCATTGCTTAAGAGGTTTCTTAAAGCAAACTGAAACATCTCTACTTTACCAAATGCGACCGTACTCTCGGCGATGCTATTTTTCAACAAGATATTTTTATTGTTCATCTGCAGGGCAAATAAACGAACCACCGCTTCCACCTGCTGGGATACGGAAAAAGCCTCTAGCTTCGTTTCTTTGATATCGAGCTGCTGGGATGTCCAAAAAAGAAGATTTTCCAACACCTTTTCGGATACTTGGATCTGATTGTGGAGAAGCGTATTGATCCACTTATTATCTTTTTCGGTAAAACGCAATTCTTCCGCGTGGCTCAGCAACATTTTCAGATTTTGAAAGGGCGTACGTAAGTCATGGGAGGCTACGGATAGTATCTTCAGTTTAAAATCTTCCTTTTGCCGAAGCGAACGATTCTTTCGCTGCATACGCTTAAAGAAAAGCTCATGCCTCGCGTTTTTAATCATCAGCTTCTTCTTTTCGATCTTAAGCTGTCGTTCCCTTTTGGTGAACTGCCATAGCCGATAGCCCAAACATGCCATTATACCTAAAAGCACAATGTTCAATGCTATTAATGTAACTTCGTTTTCCATACATGTCCCTTAAACTTCCGAAGGAAGTCGTGATACGATTTTAAAAGGCGAGTTTTTATTTATTATAAATTTCGATAGTTAACACAAATTCTTAAAATAAAAGTTTGGTTAATTTTAAATTTCAGGTATAAATACGACATTGAACTGACGTCCAACTCACATGATCGCCAGAAAATAACAAACTCGGCCAGCCGCAAGGAAGGAAAACGAAGGGAATACATAAAAAATAGAGGAACTTAATAAAAGCCAATCCTCCATTTTTCATAATAACGTAACGTATAACTATTGAAATACGATATCGCCAAAAAATTCGGGCAGGTGAAAATTAGGCTTTGGCCAGTCTATGGCATTCCAAGATAAAAAATGAGGATTGGGCAGTCCATCACCACATTTGTAAAAGTTGGCCTGTGCTGAAAGTCCCGACAGATGTGGGAGATGGCTATGTACAAATACAGCAGTTGGTATATACATCAGCATGCTCCAGCGTTTGTTGTTTTGTTGACTTACTATAGATGTCGCCGTCATCACCGAGGTGATGACCTCCTGTCTTAAGCGAGCCCTATCGGCTTTTATTTTGGGACCATAGCCTATGAGCCCCGTTCCGGCTACGTTAAATTCGAGGTTGTAGTAATTGACTCCCTTATCAAAAGATATAAAAAACTCGACACAGCTGTCTTCCCATACCGACTCATTTGGGCGGACATATTGTGCCTTGATAAATTCCTCTTCGACCGCAAAATGCAAGAAAACACCTTGATTGTTGTGCGCGACCTGAAATTTCACTTGGGACTTATCGGGAAACTGATCGGGCCAATTCTGCTGGGACAACGCATGCCACTGCAGCACGCGCATTTGCCGAGCAACATTAAAATAGTCAAACTCTACCAGAGATACATCCAAGTATTCTACCGTCAATTTATCCATATCTCTTAATTTTTGGTTTCAAAACTATCCAGAAGAATACGCTTCAATAAGGGCGTATGCGCTTCCAATTCGGCTACTAATTTAAGCTGCGCTTGGGTGCGAACCAAATTATGTCCGGGATACTGTATCTTGTAATAGGTGTCGCCATTCAGATAATCCGTCAGGAAGCGCACCGCTTGCATAAAGGGAAGCAGAAATACCCCTTCCAGCAGCGATTCAATCTCCGCCTCGTTGAGGAAGTCTTTTGCTTCTCGGATATAGCCTGCCGTGTAGGCCTTGAACAGCGGAATATTCAACAATATCTTGGCGGTATCCGCTTCATCCTCTGCCGCTGAATTGATGATAGTACGGATGGCATCACCAAAATCGTAGGCAACATAGCCGGGCATCACCGTATCCAGATCGATAACACATTGCACCTGATCTTCCTGATCGAGCAGCACATTGTTGAATTTGGTATCGTTATGGGTAATGCGCAAGGGCAACTCCCCTGCAGCGGCACGTTTCAATATGCTACGCATGCCATCTTCGCGCAGGAAGATAAAATCCAATTGCGCGGCCACCTCCTGCAGTCGGCCAGCAGCATCAGCATCCATAGCCTCGCGCAAATTGCCCATACGGAAGTCTATATTGTGAAAATTGGGTAGCACCTCGATCAGGTCGCGCGCATCCAAATCGGCCAGCTGCTTCTGAAACTCGCCAAAGGCACGCCCTCCCGAATAGGCCTGCGCTTCCGTCTCCACAATATCATAGCTCTTGGTGCCTTCCAACAGGATAAACATACGCCAATAACCATTTTCGCTATCTTTAAAATAAAGGGATCCAGATTTTGTAGGAATCAAGGTCAAGGTACCTTTCTCGACGGCTTCGTCGCCCAAGTGTGCCAATTTAGCCTTGAGATGATCAAGCACGATCTTGGTATTGGACATAAGACCTTCCACATCGGAAAAAATGTGGTTATTAATACGCTGCAAAAGGTAACTTTTCCCTTGCAGCCCATCTGTCTTCACGCAAAAAGTATCGTTTATATGTCCAGAACCAAATCGTTCCACACTAATGACATCGCCATCAATATCAAAATGACTCACCGAATCTATAATCGTACTATCTTTGCAATCAAACATAAAATATAATTAAAAATACCTTCTAGGTCTATCAGCTCGCAATATCACCAAATAATTATTAAAAACAAAAGGGCTAAATGAAAGCAAACGTTTGCACTTTTTTCAAAGCCTGTCTAAAGTGCGCCAGCCCTTTCTTTGCAGGCCTTTCAAGCACAAGAAATTGACATGGCAGAGACCGGTTATACGCAACAAATTGTTTTTTTAGCGGGTGCGCGCTTTCTATTAAAAAGATTTTGTATTTTTAGGAGACTAAATCAGCGACATGCTCACGGAAATCATCATAATTTTAGCATTAATTATTTTAAACGGTATTTTATCTGCCTCTGAAATAGCGATAGTATCTAGCCGCAAGGCAAGATTGCAGGCAATGGCAGACAAAAACAACCATTCTTCGCAAATAGCGCTAAAATTAAAGGAAAATCCGAATCAGTTTTTATCTACCGTGCAGATCGGCATCACCTTGATCGGTATCTTGACCGGTTTTTTCGGGGGTGGTAGCATCTCCTCTTATCTGGCACTCCGGTTTAATGAGGTAGCTTTTCTAGCGCCCTATAGCCAACAACTGTCAATTATCGTCGTTGTGCTGTTGATCACCTATCTCTCGCTAGTCGTTGGTGAATTGGTACCCAAACGCATAGGTATGGCCATACCCGAGCGTTACGCCTCTTTTATTGCAGCGCCCATGCAGATCCTTAGCAAGATCGTTAAACCTTTTGTGTGGCTGCTCAGTGTATCTACGGAAACTATTGTAAAACTCTTAAACATCAAAGTATCGGAAAATTCGGTGACCGAAGAAGAGATAAAGGCGCTGGTGGATGAAGGGGTAAGCAGCGGCGTTATTGAAAATTTCGAGCACGATTTTATGGACAGGCTCCTGATATTGGGCGACAAGCGAGCGATAAACCTGATGGTGCACCGTTCGGAGATCGCCTGTCTAGACCTGCAAAACAGCCTCGAAGAAAACAAAGCCATTATACGCAAATCGGAACACACGGAATTTCCGGTTGTGGACGGCGGCTTTGACCAAGTGAAGGGCATTATCCATGTGAAAACATTTCTGCGGAAATACATTGATGAACAGCCTATCAATTTTCCCGAGCTGATACAGCCTATCCCCTTTGTCAACGAGAACACCTCCGCCTACAACATCTTGAATGTGTTTAAAAATGCAAAGGCGCAGCTTGCCGTGGTGATCGACGAGTATGGCATTCCGCAGGGAATTGTTTCCATTAAAGATATAGTGCGCACCCTGTTTGGTGATATGGATGCAACCGACCTTGGCCATGGCGAAGGCAGCATCCGCAGACGTGAAGACGGATCTTTCCTAGCCGATGGACGCATACAGCTTAGCGATTTTATGAACCACTTCAGCTTGTCCTTAACCGAGGATGAGGAAGAGGAGCTCAGCAATATCACGACGCTGGGCGGATTGATCTTTTTGACGTTGGACCATGTGCCGCAGGAGGGCGAATATATACACTTCAAAAACTACAAGCTAGAAGTGATCGATATGGATGGCCACCGCATTGACAAAGTGCTCATCGAAAAACTATCTACCCTACGCCATGATATTCCAGAAAATGAAGACTAGTGGGCATGAAGGTGAGGCTCAACCACTTCAATCAGGTTGGGCAGGGTCAATACGCCGCTCTGGCGCCACACCTGTTGCCCATTTTGGAACAGGATAAGGGTGGGCACGCCCTGTACCCGGTAACTGGCGGCCAAGGCATTGTTCTTATCCACGTCGATCTTGATGACAGATAGTTGATCTTTGTAGTGCTCTTTTAAATCCTTTAATATGGGCGCCAACATTTGGCAAGGACCACACCATGTTGCCGAGAAATCCACCAATACGAGCGGATGTTGCTGAATAATATCGTTGAAAGTTGCCATGGGTTAAAGATACCGTTTTTAAGGTAAACATGTAGGCTATCAATACGGGATGGCCAAATCTTCTAGATCTTCCATATCGCCTTTGAACATATTGATATCGACATTTCCCTTGATACCGCGCACCGACCCCCGCTCGGAGAACTGCCAAAAGTGCCAGTGTTTTTTGGGTTTGTCTACCCAAAAGTTGTAGTTAGCGATCCAAAGTACATAATTGGAGAATTCCTTTTCGAGAAAGTCTGTAAAGTAACTGTCGCCCGAATAAAGGATGGGCTGCACGCCATAGTGCGCCTCTACTTCATCCAGCCAACGCTTTAAACCCACCTTAAGAGAATCCATAGGCTGCCGGCGAGGTCGCTCCTCAATATCCAGCACCGGCGGTAGGTCGCCCGGTTTCAGTTGTACCGTTTCTATAAAATTACGCGCCTGGCGTCGCGAATTTTCGTTGGGCCGGAAATAATGGTAAGCACCACGCAATTTCGTTCGGCTGGCAGCGGCCTGCCAATTTTCATCAAACCGACGATCCTTCCTCTTCTCGCCCATACTGGCACGAATAAACACAAAATCTAGCGGAATTTCGTCGTGAATAGTATTGACCTCGATCCAGTTTACCTTTCCCTGATATTGCGAGATATCGATACCATATAGGTAGTCATCATGTCGGCGCATAAGATCCAAGTTGCGCTGTATATGTGCATTGTCGGTATACTTCTCGCCGAGGTCGTCACCGTATATCCAACTTTTGACTGCATATTGCACATCTGTCAAGAACAGCACAGCGCCCAGAACAGCGACTGCCGTAGGTATGGCGATGCTCCATATCAAAAATTTCCGCTTATCATACGCCTCCTCTTTCACCTTGCTCTTGACCGTTCTCTTAGATTTTGCCATATTGCAGTGAAAATAGTGCATTTATTTTTTATTGACAACAGAAATCCAACAACACAAACATGCGCGTCTATAATTCCAAAGAATGGTTTACCGCTGCTGTCTTCTTTCATCGCAGCGATACGTTTCGCAAACTATGGCCCTTCTTGCTACTGATGGCGCTCTATTCCTGGGGGATAGCCTACTGGGAATTAGAGTACCTCAAGTTATCTGAGAAAAGCTGGATCAAGAATATCACGATGGTGCACAGCCTGCTGGGCTTTGTGCTTTCGCTGTTGCTGGTGTTTCGCACCAATACGGCCTACGACCGCTGGTGGGAAGCGCGCAAGCAATGGGGAACCTTAACGAACATCAGCCGGTCGCTGGCCTACAAGCTGGATGCCTTTGTGGCTGCGGACGACACGCATACGCGAAGCTTTTTTCGCCGCGCTATCCCCCTTTATGCGGAAACGTTGTTTAACTTCCTACGATCAGACTATGTTAAGTTTATGCTGGATGAAAAAGAACATCCCGAGCTGAAGTCCTTGGATGATGGTAAACATGGCCCAAACCAACTGGCCGCGCTGATTTTCAGAAAGGTGCATGTGCTGTACACTGATAAACAGCTCTCCGGCGAACAGTTTATCATCTTAAACAACGAGCTACACAGCCTGACGGACGTGTGCGGCGCTTGCGAGCGCATCAAAAATACACCCATCCCTTTAAGCTACAGCTCTTTCATCAAGAAGTTTGTAATCGTCTACTCGGTGACCCTGCCCATCGGCTATGTTTTTTCAATGGGCTACTTCGTCGTCGCTGCTGTCCCTTTTATTTTCTATGTGCTGGCTTCACTAGAACTGATCGGCGAATCCATCGAGGAGCCTTTCGGCGTCGATGCCGACGATTTGCCCATCGATAAGATCGCTGCCAACATCAAAAAACATGTCTCCGAGGTGCTGCAGCCTTGATTTGATCTGCTTTTTAAGGCTGAAATCAAAATAATCTACCTCATTTTCAACCCTTAAAACAATAGCACTAAAATAAGTTTTGCAGAAAAGCATAGAATTTCTACTTTTGTCGCGGAGAGTTGGCAGAGTGGTCGAATGCGGCAGTCTTGAAAACTGTTGACTGTAACAGGTCCGGGGGTTCGAATCCCTCACTCTCCGCCAGATAAAAGCAGCTTTTTTTAGCTGCTTTTTTCTTTTAAGGAATACCTGATTCGAACCGAAGCGCAGGCCGGGGTTCGATCCAGAGGAGGTTTAGGGCTGCGTGCGGGGCCGTGGGGCTAAACCAATCCCGAGCGCTCCGCCCTTAGCGACTTGTCCTATATCTACCTATAATCTCATCTTTGCTTTCTGTATACACAGCATTTTCAGGAATGCTAAAAAACTCGTCCTCCCCTTGGATATCGTCCACCGACTCCACCCTCATTACCAATATATATTTCCCCCTCTCGCCTTGCTTCCCTGTTCCATCCACCTTGGTTGTCAGCTTGGTGACATTGGAGCCCGACATGTCCGAAGGAAGATAGAAATTTAGCGGTGACCGTACCGGCCAATGTTTATTTTCATACGTCAGATAGGCGCTATCCGGTGCAGTTGGAAAAGAGATGGCCATCTCGAATACTTTCGATGGTTGTCCCTGCTCATTGTCCAAGGCTTCACTGCTGTTTACATGGCGACCAAAACTCTGCCACTTCTCAGGTTGCCTATAAAAGACGTCCATCGT
This genomic window contains:
- a CDS encoding Y-family DNA polymerase — protein: MQKRYAVLWFPYLLTDWYLRSHAQYQQVPVVFVMPVQGRVLITASNNLAQQLGVMPDMLLADARAAVPQLHVLQDKPLRREKLLKALALWCIKFTPIVSLDEYGSILLDISGCTHLWGAEQDYLSAIVDQLASKGYQAYLCSAGTIGAAWAAAHYSCGTRLVEEGKQLALLGDLPPEALRLERSTVDRLYKLGFRTLASFASIPVTVLKRRFTADIVTRLQQFLGKSEEYLTPVQPILPYTERLPCLEPICTDKSIEVAIGKLLNNLCQRLAGEGKGLRKAKLSCYRVDGKVQSVEIGTNRPSAHVPHLCGLFSQKIGQIAPGLGIELFIMDALMVDDAPSLQELLWKGNIGLADNDIVELLDKIKARDRYCRINRYLPNAQHWPERSIRPAATLNEKKTIAWPFDRPRPTRMLHPPHAIEVAAPIPDYPPMLFRYQGQVHHIKRADGPERIEREWWLEAGEHRDYYYVEDEQGRRYWLFRLGHYTTDVSPEWYLHGFFA
- a CDS encoding ImuA family protein; the protein is MQEAINKQKTITDLQRQILAWQGFKEPNGQSASLGLGELEQAFPGNVFPVGVIHEFVTSCAEEEAASTGFIAGLLSELMRKGGAALWIGNTQELFAPAIRTFGIEPDRMVFICMKRDKDILWALEEALKCASLCVVIAEVKDLDFVQSRRLQLVVERSKVTGLVLRTATRIQMTTACAVRWQVRTMPSVVVDGLPGVGFPAWEVSLLKVRNGNPSQWQVAWQNNSFSMKQRQELPVKRSKTENRQVG
- a CDS encoding sulfatase family protein, translated to MRKLTILSTTLIFMLCYMGEAKAQRSSKRPNIVYIMSDDHAYQAISAYGHGLNQTPNIDRLAKEGLLFTRASVTNSLCAPSRAVLLTGKHSYINGKIDNEAKFYWSQDNFAKILQANGYQTALIGKIHMDGLPEGFDHSAVLIDQGEYYQPNFIINGKKQQLKGYVTDLTTDMVLDWIAERDTSKPFCVLYHQKAPHREWLPALRHIKQYSSNTYPEPATLFDTFEGRGTAAKTAEMSIASHMNWAGDNKVPPTMMDELGLQEHMQWDKAAYNNNLARMSGTERAAWDSVYQPIMDNFKAAYPKMSSKELLQWRYQRYMQDYLGTVAAVDDGVGRLLDFLKEQGIDDNTIVIYTSDQGFYLGEHCWFDKRFMYEESLRTPLLIRYPKEIAAGQRSDALVQNLDFAPTLLDYAGIKAPKDMQGSSFRRLAAGRDSHWRDVVYYTYYEYPSIHMVKRHYGIRTDRYKLIHFYYDVDEWELYDLEKDPNELRNVYDDPAYATVKKNMIQQLKKVRKKYKDSEQNDLHYLPKGG
- a CDS encoding sensor histidine kinase; the protein is MENEVTLIALNIVLLGIMACLGYRLWQFTKRERQLKIEKKKLMIKNARHELFFKRMQRKNRSLRQKEDFKLKILSVASHDLRTPFQNLKMLLSHAEELRFTEKDNKWINTLLHNQIQVSEKVLENLLFWTSQQLDIKETKLEAFSVSQQVEAVVRLFALQMNNKNILLKNSIAESTVAFGKVEMFQFALRNLLSNAIKFSHENSSIEIGASKEPFSVESFVYVRDYGCGMDPVVLKKIREREYQTSLSGTKNEKGSGLGLALCQDLIARIGWQLDVHSVPQQGTTFQLLLPLKSKETPLRQQVQELTLPFPVQQLAL
- a CDS encoding carbohydrate-binding family 9-like protein, with product MDKLTVEYLDVSLVEFDYFNVARQMRVLQWHALSQQNWPDQFPDKSQVKFQVAHNNQGVFLHFAVEEEFIKAQYVRPNESVWEDSCVEFFISFDKGVNYYNLEFNVAGTGLIGYGPKIKADRARLRQEVITSVMTATSIVSQQNNKRWSMLMYIPTAVFVHSHLPHLSGLSAQANFYKCGDGLPNPHFLSWNAIDWPKPNFHLPEFFGDIVFQ
- a CDS encoding phosphotransferase enzyme family protein, with product MFDCKDSTIIDSVSHFDIDGDVISVERFGSGHINDTFCVKTDGLQGKSYLLQRINNHIFSDVEGLMSNTKIVLDHLKAKLAHLGDEAVEKGTLTLIPTKSGSLYFKDSENGYWRMFILLEGTKSYDIVETEAQAYSGGRAFGEFQKQLADLDARDLIEVLPNFHNIDFRMGNLREAMDADAAGRLQEVAAQLDFIFLREDGMRSILKRAAAGELPLRITHNDTKFNNVLLDQEDQVQCVIDLDTVMPGYVAYDFGDAIRTIINSAAEDEADTAKILLNIPLFKAYTAGYIREAKDFLNEAEIESLLEGVFLLPFMQAVRFLTDYLNGDTYYKIQYPGHNLVRTQAQLKLVAELEAHTPLLKRILLDSFETKN
- a CDS encoding hemolysin family protein, giving the protein MLTEIIIILALIILNGILSASEIAIVSSRKARLQAMADKNNHSSQIALKLKENPNQFLSTVQIGITLIGILTGFFGGGSISSYLALRFNEVAFLAPYSQQLSIIVVVLLITYLSLVVGELVPKRIGMAIPERYASFIAAPMQILSKIVKPFVWLLSVSTETIVKLLNIKVSENSVTEEEIKALVDEGVSSGVIENFEHDFMDRLLILGDKRAINLMVHRSEIACLDLQNSLEENKAIIRKSEHTEFPVVDGGFDQVKGIIHVKTFLRKYIDEQPINFPELIQPIPFVNENTSAYNILNVFKNAKAQLAVVIDEYGIPQGIVSIKDIVRTLFGDMDATDLGHGEGSIRRREDGSFLADGRIQLSDFMNHFSLSLTEDEEEELSNITTLGGLIFLTLDHVPQEGEYIHFKNYKLEVIDMDGHRIDKVLIEKLSTLRHDIPENED
- the trxA gene encoding thioredoxin, with translation MATFNDIIQQHPLVLVDFSATWCGPCQMLAPILKDLKEHYKDQLSVIKIDVDKNNALAASYRVQGVPTLILFQNGQQVWRQSGVLTLPNLIEVVEPHLHAH
- a CDS encoding glycoside hydrolase family 25 protein, which codes for MAKSKRTVKSKVKEEAYDKRKFLIWSIAIPTAVAVLGAVLFLTDVQYAVKSWIYGDDLGEKYTDNAHIQRNLDLMRRHDDYLYGIDISQYQGKVNWIEVNTIHDEIPLDFVFIRASMGEKRKDRRFDENWQAAASRTKLRGAYHYFRPNENSRRQARNFIETVQLKPGDLPPVLDIEERPRRQPMDSLKVGLKRWLDEVEAHYGVQPILYSGDSYFTDFLEKEFSNYVLWIANYNFWVDKPKKHWHFWQFSERGSVRGIKGNVDINMFKGDMEDLEDLAIPY
- a CDS encoding bestrophin family protein, which produces MRVYNSKEWFTAAVFFHRSDTFRKLWPFLLLMALYSWGIAYWELEYLKLSEKSWIKNITMVHSLLGFVLSLLLVFRTNTAYDRWWEARKQWGTLTNISRSLAYKLDAFVAADDTHTRSFFRRAIPLYAETLFNFLRSDYVKFMLDEKEHPELKSLDDGKHGPNQLAALIFRKVHVLYTDKQLSGEQFIILNNELHSLTDVCGACERIKNTPIPLSYSSFIKKFVIVYSVTLPIGYVFSMGYFVVAAVPFIFYVLASLELIGESIEEPFGVDADDLPIDKIAANIKKHVSEVLQP